GCAAAACCGAAAGGGCCACAAGCCTCTTATAGACCTTCCCTGGCGCAAAACCCTTATAACAAAAAAGAAAGCGCCAAAAGAAAATACGAAGACTATAAGGGATATTTCATAGATGACGAATGGAGAAAGATATATGCTGCATATTAACTAATCAAAGAGTCTTTAAACACCTTAAAACAGAAAAAACTAGTCCTGCCCTAAATCTCAAAAACACAACCAAGGCAGGACTAGATAACATTACCAAAAATATCCTAAAAAGGAGACATTTTCACTGTCCGTTGGCAGTTTCATCCTTTTATAGTTTGTACATGGGTCTTGTTTTCACTCCATCTATTTCGGAAGCTTCCACACTTCTTGCAATTTAGTGTATTTAATTTATGGACATATAGCTAACTAAAGCATCTAAATTAATCTTTACGCCATAGATATGTCGCAAAAATTACAAATAACATTTCAACAAATAATGCAAAAATAGTTACCCATGTCCAAATTGGAATCCCCAAAGCAGAACGGGCATTCCAACTCTCTGGGGCGTACCATGGAACCATTAGAGCAATAACTATTACAAGGCCAAACCAGAACGTTTTTGATTGCGCAGGGAGCATGTATTTTATTTCGCCATTTCTTGTATCCTCTATCGTTGCATACTTAAGAATTCCCTTAGCTCTTTCTGTTTCCTGATTTTCCCCAGTAATGTAGCTTCCTACTATTACTATTAATGAATTTATTGCAAATCCCACCAAACCAGCATGTATCCCATACACCTTAGAATGTCCTGTCAATGTAAGTACGACTGCAGCACTACCTCCGATGAGCATACCTGCTATAGTAGGATTTTTCTTTATTCTAGGAAGATAGAGGCTAAAAACTAGAACTGAAGTAGCTTGAAGTAATAATTCGAATTTTATTTCTGTCCAACGCCATATTGTAATTGACGGGTTGAAAGCTAATATAAGAGCTAATACTAATAGGATACATATACTTATCCTGCTTACAGCAATAACTTTATCATCCGGAGCATCTGGGTTTATAAATCTTTTGTACAATTCTTTTGATAGAATCATAGAGAGCACCATTACTGTAGCTCCAGCTGTGGAAAGAGTCGCCATAATTACTCCTAGGTTTATGATAGAGCCTAGTGTATACCCCCCAGGGAAAGAAAGGGCTAATGCTCCTACTAGGTAAGGAACAAGCTTTTCAGATTCCAACTTAGAAAGGTTTGGGAATATTCCAACTCCGAACATTCCAATTAGCCATAAGACTAATGCAGCAAAGAGAAAAACTGGCGCTTTTAACCTAAAAGTCTTTTTAAGGTTATCTATATCACGTGCACCCATATAAAATTGGAGCACATGTGGGTACGTAGGCAGACCTAACAGTATTAGTATGATAGTACTATACCAGGTAACCATAGTAGCTGTAGATGGTATAGCTAGCTTCTTAGGAGCCACCTGCCAAGCAATGTTAATACTATTACCAAATCCTCCTAGTATTTCGATGAGAACAAGCATCACAAACAAAGAAAAAATCATTACTGCCCCTTGGATAGCTGCTGTCAATGCCGTCCCCCTAAACCCACCTAAGCCCACGTAAATGAGAATAACAATTGCAAAGGTTATTACAATCAATTGATACGGCAACACACCTCCAGATGCCACTTCGCCTAGGTAACCCATCGCAAAAAACTGCTCTGCAAACTGAACAAAAGTACCCCATGCCATAAAAATTAGGGCAATCAATGCTACTAACTTAGAGTTAAATCTATGTTCAATATAATCAAACGGAGACACATATCCCCATTTTTTCCCTAGGTTTATAATTGGTGGTGCCACTATAAGAGCTCCTATTAATGCAGCAACCATAAACTGGGGATATACTAAAAACCAGGCTCCCGACCTATAAGTCTTTGCTGCATAACCCAAAAAGGAGTTTCCGCTATATGCATCGGCAAATAGAGCAAGAGCTAAAACCATAAATCCTAAGCTCTTACCTGCAGCAAAAAAGTCATCTATAGTAGTGCCTACTCTTTTTTTGTACGAATACCATCCTGCAAATACCATCCCTACAAGAGCCAAAACAACCAAAACCACCATTTGCAATCCGAAAGACACCATTTTGGGCTCCATGACTAAGGCCTCCTTTTATGTTTATTAACTTGAGATTTGACAAAATTCACTAATCCTCCCATTCCTACTAGCTCTTCTAAAAACTCTGGATAGGGGTCAAAGTAATAATTTTTATCGTCATGTAAAACATTGATAACTCCTTTTTGCGTGTCTATCTCAACTTCTGTCCTCTCAAGCACATTTTCGACAACCTCCGGAGATACAAATATTGGAAGCCCTATGTTAATAGAATTCCTAAGAAATATTCTTGCGAAAGATTTTGCAACTATTGCAGAAACACCAGCTGCTTTTAGAACTCGTGGTGCTTGTTCTCTTGACGATCCACACCCAAAATTTTCCCCTGCAACAAGGATGGTTCCAGGAGTTATTTTTTCCCTTAACACTTCACCTAAGTCTTCAAAAACATGTTCTTTTAGCTCATCTATCTCTGTTATTTGCAAGTATCTTCCTGGAATTATCAAATCGGTGTCTATGTTATCCCCAATTTTGACAACTTTCCCTCTAATCAGCATTTACCCCACCTCACTCAAGCTCTTCCGGAGACGCTAGATACCCCAAAACAGCGGATGCTGCTGCCACTGCTGGAGATGCCAAAATAACTTTTGCATCTTTTGATCCCATCCTCCCTACGAAATTCCTATTTGTAGTGCTTACGGCTACTTCTCCTGGCGCTAAATTTCCCATATGACCGCCAAAACAAGGTCCGCAACTTGGGAAACCAATAGATGCTCCTGCTTCAATCAGTTTTTCTATAACACCTTCTTTTATAGCCTTTAGATATATTTCATTAGATCCAGGGAAAACAAGAACTCTCACTTTTGGATGTATTTTTCGCCCTTCCAATATTTGGGATGCTACTAACAGATCACTATATCGGCCATTTGTACAAGAGCCTATTACAACTTGATTAATCCTGATTTTCTCTTTAACATCATCTATGCATCTTGCGTTTCCCGGAGAGTTAGGCATCGCGACCACTGGTCTTAACTCAGACAGATTAATTTCAATCTCTTGTTTGTAGTCGGCTTCTTCGTCACTTTCATAGACGACATATTTTCTATTTAATCTATTTTCAATATATTTTCTAGTGATCTCATCAAATGCAAAAATGCCCGCCTTAGCGCCTGCTTCTATTGCCATATTACTTATCGTAAACCTATCATCAATACTCAGATGTTTAAGACCTTCACCTGAAAATTCCAACACATTATATGTCGCTCCAGAAACACCAATCTCTCCTATTACATGAAGAATAATATCTTTACCCATTACCCATTTTCCTGGTTTGCCTTTAAGGACAACTTTTATACTCTCAGGAACCTGCAACCATATTTTCCCTAGTACCATTGCGGCAGCCAAGTCTGTTGAGCCCACTCCCGTTGCAAATGCAGCAAGCGCACCATACGTTGTTGTGTGAGAATCAGCTCCTATAATTAGCTCTCCAGGGGCAACAAACCCTTTTTCATGTATTATTACGTGCTCAATTCCCTCCCCTTCAAGAGAGATAAGATGGAACTTTTCTGCAAACTCTCTCATGGCTTTGTGGTTACTGGCAGAAGCTGTGTCTTTTGCGGGATAATAGTGGTCTAACACAATGCCTACTCGCGTAGGGTCAAAAACTTCTTCAGCTCCAATCTCGTTGTTAAAAACTTCCATTGCTATCGGAAATGTTATATCTGAGCCAAAAGCGAAATCTATATCCGCTAATATGAATTCCCCGGGTTTAACTTTTTCTTTCTGGGAATGCTTTGCTAAAATTTTTTCAGCAATCGTCATCCCGCTCATATCATCACCTCCACAAAAACTTTTGCGGTACCCCTTTGATCCCATTTCTTTAACGTCTTTTTAACAATTTTCTCCTCCAAAATTTTCTTCTGGCATACATCTTTTGACCTGAGCAACTTAACCTTATTTCTTAGGCAATGTTATCTTTTAATTATCCCCCCCTACATTTCAAATCGACGATTATCAGACGACAGTCGACGGTACTTAGGAGGCAAAAAAATCATCTTCTACTCCGAAAATTATCTATACCAAGAAACAGGAATTATATAGCCGCATCCTTATATTAGGTTTACTCGCTCTATACCTGGACAGTACTAAGAACAAACACTGCAAGAAGCTAAGTGACTTATAACGTTGAAACCATACGACTGAAGTTCTCTCGCTATACCTATTACTTTCATAAGGTCCACCCCTGTGATTATTCCCAACTTGTCAAGAAAGTTAACCAGGTCTTCTGTAGCAAGGTTACCCGCTGCTCCAGGAGCAAAGGGGCAACCTCCAAGTCCTCCAGTTGCCGCATCAAACCTACTGTATCCTAATTCAAGGGCAACCATCGTATTGGCAAGAGCCATACCTTGAGTATCGTGGAGGTGAAGGAAGAATGGATAGTCTTTATATCTTTGTTTTATCTTTTTCAAGGTTCTTTTTACTTCTGAGGGGTTTGCAGTACCAATAGTATCTGCCAGCGTCACGTTCTTAATTCCCATCTCCAATATTGCATCAAGCAATTCTATGACTCTTTCCGGCGGTACTGCTCCACAAAAAGGGCATTCGAATGCAGTGGCTACGGAAACTGCAAGTTCTGTATCTTCAGCTAAATCAGCTATTTTTTTGAGTTCTTCGAGGGATTCTTTTACACTCCTATTTGTGTTGGCCTTATTATGCGCTTCACTGGCAGAGATTACAAAATTTAGGCTATCAGGATTAACCTTCAGGGCATTCTCTGCACCTCTCAGATTAGGAACAAGTACATAGCTTTTTATTTTCCCCTTCCATTTTTTGTTAAATTCTTCCATTACTTCTGCAGCGTCTCTCATTTGTGGTATCGCTTTAGGACTAACAAAAGACGTAACTTCCATACAGCTTATGCCAGTAGAAGCCAACTTGTCTATTATGTTAATTTTTCTCTCTGTTGGAATAAACTCTTTGACATTTTGAAACCCGTCGCGGGGGCATACTTCCCTAATAATCGCCCTTTTGGGCTTTTTAGGTTCTGCCTCACAGCAACTTTTCATATTACACCTTCCTCCTTCAGCTTATCTATCTCTGCCTCGTCCATTCCAAGCTCTCCAACATAGATATCTTTATTATGTTGTCCCAACAGAGGAGAACATGTTTTTATCGCTGGAGGGGTATCAGAAAGCTTAATATGACTTCCTGTTATCTTTATGGCACCCGCTATTGGGTGGTAAGTCTCCACAAACATTTGTCTATCCTCTGCTATGTGAGGGTCGTTTACTACTTTATCTATGGTCATTATAGGAGCACAAGGTATGCCCTCGGCTTCCAAAAGATCCAGAACTTCCTGCATTTTATGCTTCATGGTCCATTCTTCTATTATTGCTTTAACTTCCTCATGATGCTCTACTCTATCCTTTATGCGCAAGAATTCAGGCTTTTCTGCAATATCAGGTTTCCCCATAACTTCACAAAGCTTTTGCCATAGCCTGTCATTTCCAGCCCCTATGACAATACTTCCATCGGATGTTCTAAAGGAATCATAGGGGTAAGTAGATTCGTAGCGGTTTCCTATTCTCTCAGGCACTCTACCTTCCACCAGATATATCATGTTTATTATCTCTAAGCTCGCCACGGCGGAATCTACTAATGCAACATCCACCATTTGGCCTTTTCCAGTTATGCTTCTAGCGTTGACCGCAGCCAGTATCCCTATTGCGCAGGATAACCCCCCAAGCACGTCGCCTATAGCAGTCCCTGTCCTAGTAGGTTCTCCCCCAGGCCATCCTGTGGTACTCATAAGTCCACTCATGGCCTGAGCTATTATGTCGTAGCCCGGGCGCATCTTGTAGGGCCCTGTTTGTCCAAATCCTGATATGGCCGCATAAATTATCCTTGGATTTACTTCTTTTAGCACTTCATACCCCAGTCCAAGTTTTTCCATAGTCCCTGGTCTGTAATTCTCCACCACCACATCGGCCCTCTTCACCAATTCAAGGAATATCTCTTTGCCTTTTGCACTCTTTAGGTTAAGGGTTATTCCCCTCTTATTTCTATTAAGGTTCATGTAATAAGCGCTTTCTCCTTCCTTAAAAGGCCCCATCTGCCGCGTATCATCTCCTCTTTCAGGTATTTCAATCTTTATAACATCTGCCCCCATGTCTGCTAATATCATGGTACAGAAGGGACCTGCCAAAACCCGCGTTAAATCCAACACTCTTAAATTAGATAGCGCCCCTTTAATTGCCATCTGGAATCAACCTCTTTTTTTATAAATTTTTTATTAGACATCTCTGCCGGTAGCGTACATTTTCTCTGCTTTTTTAATGTCAGGAAGGCCTACAAGTTCATTGAAGGCCTCAAAGTCAAATATTCTGCTAACCGTTGATGCAGTTGTGCCCCTATTTTTAAGTTCTTCCAGCATGTCAAAAACCGCTTTAGTCGCGGCCAAAAGGGAACTCACTGGAAATATTGCAATGTCGTATCCAATTTCTTGAAGTTCTTCAGCACTCAGAAGGGGCGTTCTTCCGCGTTCAACCATGTTAGCAATAACTGGGGCATTGAAAGATGAAGTTATCATCTTCATTTCTTCTATAGACTCTGGCGATTCTATAAAAATGATATCCGCTCCTGCTGCTTCGTAAGCTTTTCCTCGTTCTATCGCCTCTTCTATTCCCATAGAGGTCCTTGCATCTGTACGCGCCATTATCATAAGGCTATCGTCTCTTCTAGCATCACAAGCAGCCTTTATCTTTCCAACCATTTCATCCTTTGAAATTACTTGGCGCCCCAACATATGTCCGCACTTTTTTGGAGCAACCTGATCTTCTATTTGTATACACGCCACCCCTGCCTTTTCGTAAAGCCTTACCGTTCTTTGGACATTAATCGCATTGCCAAATCCATTATCAGCATCTGCTATCACTGGAATATTCACCGCTTCGACCATGTTAGCGGCATGGCAGGCCATTTCCGAAAGGGTAAGCAACCCTACATCTGGTCTACCCAACAAGCTGGCAGAGGCTCCAAAACCCGTCATATAAACGGCGTCAAACCCCGCCTTTTCAACTATTTTTGCTGAAAGCGAGTCGTAGGCACCTGGGACTACAAGTATTTCATTTTTTAAAAGCAACTCTCTAAGCTTTTTCCTTGCATTATTCATCGTAACACCTCTTTCTGACTTTTGTCGACAGTCGCCATATGCCAAAACTAATTGTATTAATGTTAGAAATTTTTGTCAAGCGTTGAAGCATTTCCTTTTTGTATGTTTACCTAACGAAGGTCTCCAATAATCAAATTTGCCATTTCAAACCTGCTGAAGTAAAATCTCTGCAACAAAACTCGTTGCCCGCTTACGTGGAGGGGATGGCCTTGGATTGGGATAAGAAAAACGAGATAGCAGAAATGAGGCAAAAAATTGACCAGCTTGACCAATCGCTCGCCCAAATACTGAAAGAACGCGTCGAGGCCGCACGGGCCATCGGCAAGCTGAAAGGCAAACATCAAGTTCTGGATCCCATAAGGGAGCAGGAGGTCATTGACAGGACAGTCAAAATCTGCAGCGGGCTGGACCCCAAGGGCATAGAGGCCGTGATGAAAGAAGTAATATCCCTTTGTAGAGCTGTCCAGAAAAGGCCAACGGTGGCTTGCCTGGGGCCAGAAGGGTCCTTTTCTCAGCAAGCAGCCTACGCCTGCCTTGGAAGGAGCATCGACCTTGAATATCTTGAAGACATAGAAGGCATTTTCAGTGCCGTAGATAGAAAATCCACCTTATTTGGGATCGTGCCGGTAGAAAATTCCATCGAAGGAGTGGTCTACAGCACCCTCGACGCCTTCTCCTCCTCCTCTTTAGATCTTTCAATTTCCATGGAAATAATGCTTCCAATAAACCATGTCCTGGCAAGTAAAAGCTCTACTTTGTCTCAAATAACAGAGGTACGTTCTCATCCTCAAGCTTTGGCCCAATGCAAGGGGTGGCTTTCCATGAACCTGCCTCAATGCCCCAGAAAAACGACTGCAAGCACCAGCGCTGCCGCCATGGAAGCGGCAAAGGACCAACGCCTTGCCGCCGTATGCACCTTGCTGGCTGCAGAGATAAACGGATTGAACGTATTGGCCAAAGATATCCAGGACCACCCTCATAACACCACCAGATTCTGGCTCATATCCAAAGGACAAAACCCAACAAAACCCCTCAAAGGCATGAACAAGGCCTCTATCCTTTTCACCGTGGCTCACAAGCCTGGTTCGCTCTTTTACGCCCTCGAGCCGGTGAAGGATGCAGGACTGAACATGATGTTCATCCAGTCCCGTCCCCTTACCAGCAACCCATTTGAGTACCTCTTCTTCGTGGATATAGAACTGGACCCCCAAGGCGAGAAAGCCCTGGAGGCCCTAAAAGAAATGGAGAAAAGATGTTTCAGCTTCAGGATCTTGGGGATATACCCCTCATTCAAAAGCCGCTGAGTCCAGTGCTTTCCTGAGGCTCGAAGTGAAGGCCCTGACCTTTTCTTCAAGGGCATGTACGTCCTTTTGGCTTTCCTCTATCAACCTGACCAAGGCACTCCCTACTACCACACCGTCAGCCAGGACCGCGGCATCCTTGGCCTTCTTTTGATCGTCGATCCCAAACCCCAAGGCCAGAGGAATTTTTATGTGGCGCCTTACCCTTCCTATGTACTCGTCCAGGTTCTTTGCCGGCCCCCTCTTGTCTCCGGTTATGCCAAACAAGGAGACACAGTACACAAACCCTCTGGCAAAGGTTGCCATCCTTGATATCCGTTCCTCCTGGGTATTTGGCGCGAC
The DNA window shown above is from Thermovirga lienii DSM 17291 and carries:
- a CDS encoding Na+/solute symporter (PFAM: Sodium:solute symporter family~COGs: COG0591 Na+/proline symporter~InterPro IPR001734~KEGG: hje:HacjB3_02920 sodium:pantothenate symporter~PFAM: Na+/solute symporter~SPTR: Putative sodium/pantothenate symporter); the encoded protein is MEPKMVSFGLQMVVLVVLALVGMVFAGWYSYKKRVGTTIDDFFAAGKSLGFMVLALALFADAYSGNSFLGYAAKTYRSGAWFLVYPQFMVAALIGALIVAPPIINLGKKWGYVSPFDYIEHRFNSKLVALIALIFMAWGTFVQFAEQFFAMGYLGEVASGGVLPYQLIVITFAIVILIYVGLGGFRGTALTAAIQGAVMIFSLFVMLVLIEILGGFGNSINIAWQVAPKKLAIPSTATMVTWYSTIILILLGLPTYPHVLQFYMGARDIDNLKKTFRLKAPVFLFAALVLWLIGMFGVGIFPNLSKLESEKLVPYLVGALALSFPGGYTLGSIINLGVIMATLSTAGATVMVLSMILSKELYKRFINPDAPDDKVIAVSRISICILLVLALILAFNPSITIWRWTEIKFELLLQATSVLVFSLYLPRIKKNPTIAGMLIGGSAAVVLTLTGHSKVYGIHAGLVGFAINSLIVIVGSYITGENQETERAKGILKYATIEDTRNGEIKYMLPAQSKTFWFGLVIVIALMVPWYAPESWNARSALGIPIWTWVTIFALFVEMLFVIFATYLWRKD
- a CDS encoding 3-isopropylmalate dehydratase, small subunit (PFAM: Aconitase C-terminal domain~TIGRFAM: 3-isopropylmalate dehydratase, small subunit~COGs: COG0066 3-isopropylmalate dehydratase small subunit~InterPro IPR011827: IPR000573~KEGG: pfu:PF0939 3-isopropylmalate dehydratase small subunit~PFAM: aconitate hydratase domain-containing protein~SPTR: 3-isopropylmalate dehydratase small subunit 1;~TIGRFAM: 3-isopropylmalate dehydratase, small subunit), with the protein product MLIRGKVVKIGDNIDTDLIIPGRYLQITEIDELKEHVFEDLGEVLREKITPGTILVAGENFGCGSSREQAPRVLKAAGVSAIVAKSFARIFLRNSINIGLPIFVSPEVVENVLERTEVEIDTQKGVINVLHDDKNYYFDPYPEFLEELVGMGGLVNFVKSQVNKHKRRP
- a CDS encoding homoaconitate hydratase family protein (PFAM: Aconitase family (aconitate hydratase)~TIGRFAM: 3-isopropylmalate dehydratase, large subunit; homoaconitate hydratase family protein~COGs: COG0065 3-isopropylmalate dehydratase large subunit~InterPro IPR011826: IPR001030: IPR018136: IPR006251~KEGG: tte:TTE0017 3-isopropylmalate dehydratase large subunit~PFAM: aconitate hydratase domain-containing protein~SPTR: 3-isopropylmalate dehydratase large subunit;~TIGRFAM: homoaconitate hydratase family protein; 3-isopropylmalate dehydratase), coding for MSGMTIAEKILAKHSQKEKVKPGEFILADIDFAFGSDITFPIAMEVFNNEIGAEEVFDPTRVGIVLDHYYPAKDTASASNHKAMREFAEKFHLISLEGEGIEHVIIHEKGFVAPGELIIGADSHTTTYGALAAFATGVGSTDLAAAMVLGKIWLQVPESIKVVLKGKPGKWVMGKDIILHVIGEIGVSGATYNVLEFSGEGLKHLSIDDRFTISNMAIEAGAKAGIFAFDEITRKYIENRLNRKYVVYESDEEADYKQEIEINLSELRPVVAMPNSPGNARCIDDVKEKIRINQVVIGSCTNGRYSDLLVASQILEGRKIHPKVRVLVFPGSNEIYLKAIKEGVIEKLIEAGASIGFPSCGPCFGGHMGNLAPGEVAVSTTNRNFVGRMGSKDAKVILASPAVAAASAVLGYLASPEELE
- a CDS encoding pyruvate carboxyltransferase (PFAM: HMGL-like~COGs: COG0119 Isopropylmalate/homocitrate/citramalate synthase~InterPro IPR000891~KEGG: aco:Amico_1324 pyruvate carboxyltransferase~PFAM: pyruvate carboxyltransferase~SPTR: Pyruvate carboxyltransferase) gives rise to the protein MKSCCEAEPKKPKRAIIREVCPRDGFQNVKEFIPTERKINIIDKLASTGISCMEVTSFVSPKAIPQMRDAAEVMEEFNKKWKGKIKSYVLVPNLRGAENALKVNPDSLNFVISASEAHNKANTNRSVKESLEELKKIADLAEDTELAVSVATAFECPFCGAVPPERVIELLDAILEMGIKNVTLADTIGTANPSEVKRTLKKIKQRYKDYPFFLHLHDTQGMALANTMVALELGYSRFDAATGGLGGCPFAPGAAGNLATEDLVNFLDKLGIITGVDLMKVIGIARELQSYGFNVISHLASCSVCS
- a CDS encoding Formyl-CoA transferase (PFAM: CoA-transferase family III~COGs: COG1804 acyl-CoA transferase/carnitine dehydratase~InterPro IPR003673~KEGG: aco:Amico_1323 formyl-CoA transferase~PFAM: L-carnitine dehydratase/bile acid-inducible protein F~PRIAM: Formyl-CoA transferase~SPTR: Formyl-CoA transferase); the protein is MAIKGALSNLRVLDLTRVLAGPFCTMILADMGADVIKIEIPERGDDTRQMGPFKEGESAYYMNLNRNKRGITLNLKSAKGKEIFLELVKRADVVVENYRPGTMEKLGLGYEVLKEVNPRIIYAAISGFGQTGPYKMRPGYDIIAQAMSGLMSTTGWPGGEPTRTGTAIGDVLGGLSCAIGILAAVNARSITGKGQMVDVALVDSAVASLEIINMIYLVEGRVPERIGNRYESTYPYDSFRTSDGSIVIGAGNDRLWQKLCEVMGKPDIAEKPEFLRIKDRVEHHEEVKAIIEEWTMKHKMQEVLDLLEAEGIPCAPIMTIDKVVNDPHIAEDRQMFVETYHPIAGAIKITGSHIKLSDTPPAIKTCSPLLGQHNKDIYVGELGMDEAEIDKLKEEGVI
- a CDS encoding 2,3-dimethylmalate lyase (PFAM: Isocitrate lyase family~TIGRFAM: carboxyvinyl-carboxyphosphonate phosphorylmutase~COGs: COG2513 PEP phosphonomutase~InterPro IPR000918: IPR018523~KEGG: aco:Amico_1318 carboxyvinyl-carboxyphosphonatephosphorylmutase~PFAM: isocitrate lyase and phosphorylmutase~SPTR: Methylisocitrate lyase), yielding MNNARKKLRELLLKNEILVVPGAYDSLSAKIVEKAGFDAVYMTGFGASASLLGRPDVGLLTLSEMACHAANMVEAVNIPVIADADNGFGNAINVQRTVRLYEKAGVACIQIEDQVAPKKCGHMLGRQVISKDEMVGKIKAACDARRDDSLMIMARTDARTSMGIEEAIERGKAYEAAGADIIFIESPESIEEMKMITSSFNAPVIANMVERGRTPLLSAEELQEIGYDIAIFPVSSLLAATKAVFDMLEELKNRGTTASTVSRIFDFEAFNELVGLPDIKKAEKMYATGRDV
- a CDS encoding Prephenate dehydratase (PFAM: Prephenate dehydratase; Chorismate mutase type II~COGs: COG0077 Prephenate dehydratase~InterProIPR020822: IPR001086: IPR002912: IPR002701: IPR 008242~KEGG: dtu:Dtur_1641 prephenate dehydratase~PFAM: prephenate dehydratase; Chorismate mutase, type II; amino acid-binding ACT domain protein~PRIAM: Prephenate dehydratase~SPTR: Chorismate mutase/prephenate dehydratase), translating into MDWDKKNEIAEMRQKIDQLDQSLAQILKERVEAARAIGKLKGKHQVLDPIREQEVIDRTVKICSGLDPKGIEAVMKEVISLCRAVQKRPTVACLGPEGSFSQQAAYACLGRSIDLEYLEDIEGIFSAVDRKSTLFGIVPVENSIEGVVYSTLDAFSSSSLDLSISMEIMLPINHVLASKSSTLSQITEVRSHPQALAQCKGWLSMNLPQCPRKTTASTSAAAMEAAKDQRLAAVCTLLAAEINGLNVLAKDIQDHPHNTTRFWLISKGQNPTKPLKGMNKASILFTVAHKPGSLFYALEPVKDAGLNMMFIQSRPLTSNPFEYLFFVDIELDPQGEKALEALKEMEKRCFSFRILGIYPSFKSR